In Necator americanus strain Aroian chromosome IV, whole genome shotgun sequence, the following proteins share a genomic window:
- a CDS encoding hypothetical protein (NECATOR_CHRIV.G15921.T3): MIVIDGIPFVHIVISFGRFTYLSIDMGGMESLIPVVNKLQDVFATLGRREDQIQLPQIVVIGSQSAGKSSVLENLVGRDFLPRGTGIVTRRPLILHLAHVPVDDELRRRKPDGTMLNDDWAMFEHTSRKIFTDFDEVRKEIEAETDRLTGSNKGISPVPIILRIYSKNVVNLSLVDLPGITKIPVGDQPANIEEQIREMLLSYISNPSSIILAVTPANQDFATSEPIKMAREVDPEGQRTLAVLTKLDLMDQGTDAMDVLMGKVVPVKLGIIGVVNRSQQAIIDNKPISDAVKDEQSFLHRKYPTLASRNGTPYLAKKLNLLLMHHIRNCLPALKARVSIMHAQCQADLQAFGEPVDDKSRTLLQIITRFATAYTSTIEGTARNIETTELCGGARICFIFHETFGKSLECVNPLENLTEMDILTAIRNATGPRPALFVPEVAFELLVKRQIQRLEEPSLRCVELVHEEMQRMVKHCGLTTQQEMQRFPRLYDKINEVVSGVLKSRLRPTNEMVANQVAIELAYINTRHPEFVGEANKTLVNAEEMISDRGRTRQRAGSVGERASSANSEQMVNAVPLQLSGDSPSNGIPKPQIMNGETKKSSSWWFGKSNAQESPEVPKNPAVILPEVPEKPLARQLTRNEQKDCLIIERLIRKYFMIVRKNVQDSVPKAIMHFLVNYVRDNLQSELVRQLYKPDLLEDLLAETADMAQRRKETLETMKALNQASLIISEVRETQLW, from the exons ATGATTGTGATTGATGGAATCCCATTCGTCCACATCGTCATCAGTTTCGGTCGTTTCACTTACTTATCGATTGACATG GGCGGGATGGAATCCCTTATACCGGTTGTGAATAAATTACAAGATGTATTTGCCACGCTTGGACGTCGAGAGGATCAAATTCAGTTGCCACAGATCGTCGTCATAGGATCACAA AGTGCGGGAAAAAGCTCTGTGCTAGAGAACCTCGTGGGTCGCGATTTTTTGCCCCGAGGAACAGGAATTGTCACCAGAAGACCGCTCATACTTCATCTAGCTCACGTGCCAGTTGATGATGAACTGAGACGGAGAAAACCCGATG gaacgatgctcaacgacgACTGGGCCATGTTCGAACACACAAGTCGGAAGATTTTCACCGATTTTGATGAAGTCCGGAAGGAAATCGAGGCTGAAACTGATAGGCTTACTGGTTCCAATAAG GGTATTTCTCCTGTTCCGATAATACTCAGGATATACTCGAAAAATGTAGTGAACTTATCACTGGTTGATCTGCCTGGAATTACGAAAATTCCTGTTGGAGACCAACCTGCTAACATCGAG GAGCAAATTCGCGAAATGTTACTTTCGTACATTTCTAACCCTTCGTCGATCATTCTAGCAGTGACTCCAGCTAATCAAGATTTCGCTACATCTGAACCTATAAAAATGGCACGCGAAGTAGATCCTGAGG GTCAGCGTACGTTGGCTGTCTTAACAAAATTGGATTTGATGGATCAAGGAACTGATGCAATGGATGTTTTGATGGGCAAAGTTGTTCCTGTTAAGTTGGGCATAATTGGTGTTGTTAACCGCTCTCAG CAAGCAATCATTGACAACAAACCTATCTCTGACGCTGTGAAAGATGAGCAATCATTTCTTCACCGCAAGTACCCCACACTTGCAAGTAGAAATGGAACACCTTACCTCGCTAAGAAGTTGAATTTG CTACTCATGCATCATATTCGCAATTGTCTACCAGCACTCAAAGCACGAGTTTCTATAATGCACGCTCAATGTCAGGCTGACCTTCAAGCGTTTGGAGAACCAGTC GATGACAAAAGCAGAACCCTTCTTCAAATAATTACGCGATTCGCTACAGCATATACTTCAACAATTGAGGGAACCGCCAGAAACATCGAAACTACGGAGCT TTGTGGTGGAGCCCGAATTTGCTTCATCTTTCATGAAACATTCGGGAAGTCTCTAGAATGTGTGAATCCGCTTGAAAATCTTACCGAAATGGATATTCTCACGGCAATAAGGAATGCTACA GGCCCACGACCTGCTTTATTCGTTCCTGAAGTCGCATTTGAGTTGTTGGTGAAGCGCCAAATCCAGCGCCTCGAGGAACCCAGCCTGCGATGTGTGGAGCTGGTTCACGAAGAAATGCAACGGATGGTCAAACATTGTGGTCTGACAACACAG CAAGAAATGCAGAGATTCCCTCGGCTCTATGACAAGATAAATGAGGTTGTGAGTGGAGTACTGAAAAGTCGTCTCCGACCCACTAATGaaatg GTGGCGAACCAGGTGGCCATTGAGCTTGCCTACATTAACACAAGACATCCGGAGTTTGTTGGGGAAGCTAACAAAACTCTGGTAAATGCAGAGGAAATGATATCAGACAGAGGTAGAACTAGGCAAAGAGCTGGTTCGGTAGGGGAGAGAGCATCAAGCGCCAATTCCGAGCAG ATGGTGAATGCAGTGCCACTACAACTTAGCGGCGATTCTCCGTCCAATGGCATACCAAAGCCTCAAATAATGAATGGGGAGACCAAGAAGTCTTCGTCGTGGTGGTTTGGAAAATCGAATGCCCAGGAATCAC CTGAAGTTCCAAAGAATCCTGCTGTCATTTTGCCGGAAGTCCCAGAGAAGCCACTTGCTCGTCAACTAACGCGTAATGAACAGAAGGACTGCCTTATCATTG AGCGGTTGATTCGGAAGTATTTCATGATCGTGCGGAAAAATGTGCAAGATAGCGTACCGAAAGCAATAATGCACTTTTTGGTGAACTACGTCAGG GATAACCTTCAGTCCGAATTAGTGCGACAATTGTACAAGCCAGATTTATTGGAAGATTTGCTTGCTGAAACAGCAGACATGGCTCAGCGTAGGAAAGAAACCCTAGAAACGATGAAG GCCCTCAACCAAGCAAGTTTGATAATTAGCGAAGTGCGAGAAACCCAACTATGGTAG
- a CDS encoding hypothetical protein (NECATOR_CHRIV.G15922.T1), which translates to MEEDRMGMRIQSETIEIEKDEKGLVGISIGDTGSRTAMHSGGSSSGTVSQAEKKFDTSDIPTSRNRKPS; encoded by the exons ATGGAAGAAGATCGAATGGGTATGCGAATCCAGTCCGAAACCATCGAAATCGAAAAAGATGAGAAGGGTCTCGTCGGCATATCGATAG GTGACACTGGgagtcgaactgcgatgcacagcggaggttcgtcctccggcacggtctcccaagctgagaagaagttcgacacatccgacattccgacttctcggaatcggaagcctagctaa
- a CDS encoding hypothetical protein (NECATOR_CHRIV.G15924.T1) yields the protein MLNELNEAGKRIGLRTNRKKTQFMKNAHCEDGGVQLEGSQIVETPSYVYLGRSMNMENDLKEELNRRMRAAWAAFAAVREATDQLTDQDLRAHLFDSTVLPALCYAAETWADTAATSRKLLTTHRTLERCLLKFNRRTQHLAGLRSSDLRGMSRLRDPAEYVSKAKHR from the coding sequence atgctcaacgaattgaacgaagcagggaagagaataggactacgaacaaacagaaagaagacacagttcatgaagaacgcccactgcgaggacggaggagtacaacttgaaggctcccaaatcgtggaaactccgtcatacgtatatctcggacgttctatgaacatggaaaacgacttgaaggaagaactaaatagaagaatgagagcagcatgggcagcattcgcagccgttagggaagctacggaccaactgacggaccaagatcttcgtgcccatctgttcgactcgacagtccttccagcgctctgttacgcagcggagacgtgggcagacaccgcggccacgtctaggaagctacttactacccacagaacccttgagagatgtctcctgaagtttaaccggcgcacacaacaccttgccggtcttcgtagctccgacttaagaggaatgtcccgccttcgcgacccagcggaatatgtatcgaaagcaaaacatagatga
- a CDS encoding hypothetical protein (NECATOR_CHRIV.G15921.T1) translates to MESLIPVVNKLQDVFATLGRREDQIQLPQIVVIGSQSAGKSSVLENLVGRDFLPRGTGIVTRRPLILHLAHVPVDDELRRRKPDGTMLNDDWAMFEHTSRKIFTDFDEVRKEIEAETDRLTGSNKGISPVPIILRIYSKNVVNLSLVDLPGITKIPVGDQPANIEEQIREMLLSYISNPSSIILAVTPANQDFATSEPIKMAREVDPEGQRTLAVLTKLDLMDQGTDAMDVLMGKVVPVKLGIIGVVNRSQQAIIDNKPISDAVKDEQSFLHRKYPTLASRNGTPYLAKKLNLLLMHHIRNCLPALKARVSIMHAQCQADLQAFGEPVDDKSRTLLQIITRFATAYTSTIEGTARNIETTELCGGARICFIFHETFGKSLECVNPLENLTEMDILTAIRNATGPRPALFVPEVAFELLVKRQIQRLEEPSLRCVELVHEEMQRMVKHCGLTTQQEMQRFPRLYDKINEVVSGVLKSRLRPTNEMVANQVAIELAYINTRHPEFVGEANKTLVNAEEMISDRGRTRQRAGSVGERASSANSEQGPYVVRMRDGHEAVFPSASTTSIDRRAIKSVHFPNYSLLKEMVNAVPLQLSGDSPSNGIPKPQIMNGETKKSSSWWFGKSNAQESPEVPKNPAVILPEVPEKPLARQLTRNEQKDCLIIERLIRKYFMIVRKNVQDSVPKAIMHFLVNYVRDNLQSELVRQLYKPDLLEDLLAETADMAQRRKETLETMKALNQASLIISEVRETQLW, encoded by the exons ATGGAATCCCTTATACCGGTTGTGAATAAATTACAAGATGTATTTGCCACGCTTGGACGTCGAGAGGATCAAATTCAGTTGCCACAGATCGTCGTCATAGGATCACAA AGTGCGGGAAAAAGCTCTGTGCTAGAGAACCTCGTGGGTCGCGATTTTTTGCCCCGAGGAACAGGAATTGTCACCAGAAGACCGCTCATACTTCATCTAGCTCACGTGCCAGTTGATGATGAACTGAGACGGAGAAAACCCGATG gaacgatgctcaacgacgACTGGGCCATGTTCGAACACACAAGTCGGAAGATTTTCACCGATTTTGATGAAGTCCGGAAGGAAATCGAGGCTGAAACTGATAGGCTTACTGGTTCCAATAAG GGTATTTCTCCTGTTCCGATAATACTCAGGATATACTCGAAAAATGTAGTGAACTTATCACTGGTTGATCTGCCTGGAATTACGAAAATTCCTGTTGGAGACCAACCTGCTAACATCGAG GAGCAAATTCGCGAAATGTTACTTTCGTACATTTCTAACCCTTCGTCGATCATTCTAGCAGTGACTCCAGCTAATCAAGATTTCGCTACATCTGAACCTATAAAAATGGCACGCGAAGTAGATCCTGAGG GTCAGCGTACGTTGGCTGTCTTAACAAAATTGGATTTGATGGATCAAGGAACTGATGCAATGGATGTTTTGATGGGCAAAGTTGTTCCTGTTAAGTTGGGCATAATTGGTGTTGTTAACCGCTCTCAG CAAGCAATCATTGACAACAAACCTATCTCTGACGCTGTGAAAGATGAGCAATCATTTCTTCACCGCAAGTACCCCACACTTGCAAGTAGAAATGGAACACCTTACCTCGCTAAGAAGTTGAATTTG CTACTCATGCATCATATTCGCAATTGTCTACCAGCACTCAAAGCACGAGTTTCTATAATGCACGCTCAATGTCAGGCTGACCTTCAAGCGTTTGGAGAACCAGTC GATGACAAAAGCAGAACCCTTCTTCAAATAATTACGCGATTCGCTACAGCATATACTTCAACAATTGAGGGAACCGCCAGAAACATCGAAACTACGGAGCT TTGTGGTGGAGCCCGAATTTGCTTCATCTTTCATGAAACATTCGGGAAGTCTCTAGAATGTGTGAATCCGCTTGAAAATCTTACCGAAATGGATATTCTCACGGCAATAAGGAATGCTACA GGCCCACGACCTGCTTTATTCGTTCCTGAAGTCGCATTTGAGTTGTTGGTGAAGCGCCAAATCCAGCGCCTCGAGGAACCCAGCCTGCGATGTGTGGAGCTGGTTCACGAAGAAATGCAACGGATGGTCAAACATTGTGGTCTGACAACACAG CAAGAAATGCAGAGATTCCCTCGGCTCTATGACAAGATAAATGAGGTTGTGAGTGGAGTACTGAAAAGTCGTCTCCGACCCACTAATGaaatg GTGGCGAACCAGGTGGCCATTGAGCTTGCCTACATTAACACAAGACATCCGGAGTTTGTTGGGGAAGCTAACAAAACTCTGGTAAATGCAGAGGAAATGATATCAGACAGAGGTAGAACTAGGCAAAGAGCTGGTTCGGTAGGGGAGAGAGCATCAAGCGCCAATTCCGAGCAG GGACCATATGTGGTTCGTATGCGCGATGGGCATGAAGCTGTGTTTCCGAGCGCTTCTACAACGAGCATCGACCGCCGAGCGATTAAATCAGTTCACTTCCCGAATTACAGCTTACTCAAGGAG ATGGTGAATGCAGTGCCACTACAACTTAGCGGCGATTCTCCGTCCAATGGCATACCAAAGCCTCAAATAATGAATGGGGAGACCAAGAAGTCTTCGTCGTGGTGGTTTGGAAAATCGAATGCCCAGGAATCAC CTGAAGTTCCAAAGAATCCTGCTGTCATTTTGCCGGAAGTCCCAGAGAAGCCACTTGCTCGTCAACTAACGCGTAATGAACAGAAGGACTGCCTTATCATTG AGCGGTTGATTCGGAAGTATTTCATGATCGTGCGGAAAAATGTGCAAGATAGCGTACCGAAAGCAATAATGCACTTTTTGGTGAACTACGTCAGG GATAACCTTCAGTCCGAATTAGTGCGACAATTGTACAAGCCAGATTTATTGGAAGATTTGCTTGCTGAAACAGCAGACATGGCTCAGCGTAGGAAAGAAACCCTAGAAACGATGAAG GCCCTCAACCAAGCAAGTTTGATAATTAGCGAAGTGCGAGAAACCCAACTATGGTAG
- a CDS encoding hypothetical protein (NECATOR_CHRIV.G15921.T2) — MIVIDGIPFVHIVISFGRFTYLSIDMGGMESLIPVVNKLQDVFATLGRREDQIQLPQIVVIGSQSAGKSSVLENLVGRDFLPRGTGIVTRRPLILHLAHVPVDDELRRRKPDGTMLNDDWAMFEHTSRKIFTDFDEVRKEIEAETDRLTGSNKGISPVPIILRIYSKNVVNLSLVDLPGITKIPVGDQPANIEEQIREMLLSYISNPSSIILAVTPANQDFATSEPIKMAREVDPEGQRTLAVLTKLDLMDQGTDAMDVLMGKVVPVKLGIIGVVNRSQQAIIDNKPISDAVKDEQSFLHRKYPTLASRNGTPYLAKKLNLLLMHHIRNCLPALKARVSIMHAQCQADLQAFGEPVDDKSRTLLQIITRFATAYTSTIEGTARNIETTELCGGARICFIFHETFGKSLECVNPLENLTEMDILTAIRNATGPRPALFVPEVAFELLVKRQIQRLEEPSLRCVELVHEEMQRMVKHCGLTTQQEMQRFPRLYDKINEVVSGVLKSRLRPTNEMVANQVAIELAYINTRHPEFVGEANKTLVNAEEMISDRGRTRQRAGSVGERASSANSEQGPYVVRMRDGHEAVFPSASTTSIDRRAIKSVHFPNYSLLKEMVNAVPLQLSGDSPSNGIPKPQIMNGETKKSSSWWFGKSNAQESPEVPKNPAVILPEVPEKPLARQLTRNEQKDCLIIERLIRKYFMIVRKNVQDSVPKAIMHFLVNYVRDNLQSELVRQLYKPDLLEDLLAETADMAQRRKETLETMKALNQASLIISEVRETQLW; from the exons ATGATTGTGATTGATGGAATCCCATTCGTCCACATCGTCATCAGTTTCGGTCGTTTCACTTACTTATCGATTGACATG GGCGGGATGGAATCCCTTATACCGGTTGTGAATAAATTACAAGATGTATTTGCCACGCTTGGACGTCGAGAGGATCAAATTCAGTTGCCACAGATCGTCGTCATAGGATCACAA AGTGCGGGAAAAAGCTCTGTGCTAGAGAACCTCGTGGGTCGCGATTTTTTGCCCCGAGGAACAGGAATTGTCACCAGAAGACCGCTCATACTTCATCTAGCTCACGTGCCAGTTGATGATGAACTGAGACGGAGAAAACCCGATG gaacgatgctcaacgacgACTGGGCCATGTTCGAACACACAAGTCGGAAGATTTTCACCGATTTTGATGAAGTCCGGAAGGAAATCGAGGCTGAAACTGATAGGCTTACTGGTTCCAATAAG GGTATTTCTCCTGTTCCGATAATACTCAGGATATACTCGAAAAATGTAGTGAACTTATCACTGGTTGATCTGCCTGGAATTACGAAAATTCCTGTTGGAGACCAACCTGCTAACATCGAG GAGCAAATTCGCGAAATGTTACTTTCGTACATTTCTAACCCTTCGTCGATCATTCTAGCAGTGACTCCAGCTAATCAAGATTTCGCTACATCTGAACCTATAAAAATGGCACGCGAAGTAGATCCTGAGG GTCAGCGTACGTTGGCTGTCTTAACAAAATTGGATTTGATGGATCAAGGAACTGATGCAATGGATGTTTTGATGGGCAAAGTTGTTCCTGTTAAGTTGGGCATAATTGGTGTTGTTAACCGCTCTCAG CAAGCAATCATTGACAACAAACCTATCTCTGACGCTGTGAAAGATGAGCAATCATTTCTTCACCGCAAGTACCCCACACTTGCAAGTAGAAATGGAACACCTTACCTCGCTAAGAAGTTGAATTTG CTACTCATGCATCATATTCGCAATTGTCTACCAGCACTCAAAGCACGAGTTTCTATAATGCACGCTCAATGTCAGGCTGACCTTCAAGCGTTTGGAGAACCAGTC GATGACAAAAGCAGAACCCTTCTTCAAATAATTACGCGATTCGCTACAGCATATACTTCAACAATTGAGGGAACCGCCAGAAACATCGAAACTACGGAGCT TTGTGGTGGAGCCCGAATTTGCTTCATCTTTCATGAAACATTCGGGAAGTCTCTAGAATGTGTGAATCCGCTTGAAAATCTTACCGAAATGGATATTCTCACGGCAATAAGGAATGCTACA GGCCCACGACCTGCTTTATTCGTTCCTGAAGTCGCATTTGAGTTGTTGGTGAAGCGCCAAATCCAGCGCCTCGAGGAACCCAGCCTGCGATGTGTGGAGCTGGTTCACGAAGAAATGCAACGGATGGTCAAACATTGTGGTCTGACAACACAG CAAGAAATGCAGAGATTCCCTCGGCTCTATGACAAGATAAATGAGGTTGTGAGTGGAGTACTGAAAAGTCGTCTCCGACCCACTAATGaaatg GTGGCGAACCAGGTGGCCATTGAGCTTGCCTACATTAACACAAGACATCCGGAGTTTGTTGGGGAAGCTAACAAAACTCTGGTAAATGCAGAGGAAATGATATCAGACAGAGGTAGAACTAGGCAAAGAGCTGGTTCGGTAGGGGAGAGAGCATCAAGCGCCAATTCCGAGCAG GGACCATATGTGGTTCGTATGCGCGATGGGCATGAAGCTGTGTTTCCGAGCGCTTCTACAACGAGCATCGACCGCCGAGCGATTAAATCAGTTCACTTCCCGAATTACAGCTTACTCAAGGAG ATGGTGAATGCAGTGCCACTACAACTTAGCGGCGATTCTCCGTCCAATGGCATACCAAAGCCTCAAATAATGAATGGGGAGACCAAGAAGTCTTCGTCGTGGTGGTTTGGAAAATCGAATGCCCAGGAATCAC CTGAAGTTCCAAAGAATCCTGCTGTCATTTTGCCGGAAGTCCCAGAGAAGCCACTTGCTCGTCAACTAACGCGTAATGAACAGAAGGACTGCCTTATCATTG AGCGGTTGATTCGGAAGTATTTCATGATCGTGCGGAAAAATGTGCAAGATAGCGTACCGAAAGCAATAATGCACTTTTTGGTGAACTACGTCAGG GATAACCTTCAGTCCGAATTAGTGCGACAATTGTACAAGCCAGATTTATTGGAAGATTTGCTTGCTGAAACAGCAGACATGGCTCAGCGTAGGAAAGAAACCCTAGAAACGATGAAG GCCCTCAACCAAGCAAGTTTGATAATTAGCGAAGTGCGAGAAACCCAACTATGGTAG
- a CDS encoding hypothetical protein (NECATOR_CHRIV.G15923.T1): MNDGTLVIRGEKVLSRNVGGVGFVVHPSVVHLVDSHEILSPRLAILRLRPLRQKSISIINCYSPTSAADDSELDAFYEELEEVVRNEKSFYKFVVGDFNAKLGKATEEEYRIGRFGLGDRNENDNRLAGLLSARLFHGISLFMKKDHRRWTWESPNGATRAEIDHILTNRRWCLLDVSVVPFFCSGSDHRLLRAKIRLSHTMEKNICYRQRRGKEVIYDDCVLEVTLSQGDWHIEEDPNVDYEMLLRGLRACAERASKPRTTNLDRISKTTKELLERRRALRLDPNAPHIERLVANTSCRKALQEDLLKYRQKKILEAAQRRTSLKKCRRDLREYNILLATLLSEDGTRTSSRREMEIITEMFYSNLFRSSTPVSSPIIPTGEAPPRILPSEVRVAIKSMKPGTAPGPDFISADFPRAGGHPLHVILAAHMTSYLQKERIPDQWKTSRTVLIHKKSDREDLRNYRPILLVLCYTKYSPRSSSRAYLRR; the protein is encoded by the coding sequence ATGAATGatggtacactcgtcattcgtggagagaaggttctgtcgcgaaatgtaggcggtgttggttttgttgtgcacccatctgtcgtccatctcgtcgattctcacgagatcctgtcacctcgcctggccattcttcgcctccgccctctgcgccaaaaatccatcagtatcatcaactgctattcaccaacatcagcagctgatgattccgaattggacgcgttttacgaggagctggaggaagtagtccgcaacgagaagtccttttacaaattcgttgtcggagacttcaacgcaaaactaggaaaggccacagaagaggaatacaggattggaagatttggactaggggaccggaatgaaaatgacaatcgtctcgccgggctgttgtccgctcgcctctttcatgggatctctcttttcatgaaaaaagatcatcgtcggtggacatgggaatcgcccaatggcgcgactcgtgcggagatcgaccacatactcaccaaccggaggtggtgtctacttgacgtctcagtagtaccattcttttgtagtggttctgatcaccgtctccttcgtgcgaaaatacgacttagccacacgatggaaaagaacatctgctatcggcaacgaaggggAAAAGAAGTcatctacgacgattgcgtactcgaggtcaccttgtcccaaggtgactggcacattgaggaggacccaaacgtggactacgagatgctgctcagaggattacgagcctgcgctgaacgtgcctcgaagccgcgcacgacaaacttggatcgaatttcgaagaccaccaaggaattgttggaaagaagaagggctttaaggcttgatccgaatgcaccacacattgagcggttagtagcaaacactagctgcagaaaagcgttgcaggaggatcttttgaagtacaggcagaagaagatcctagaagcagcacaaagaagaacgagtctaaagaagtgccgcagggatctccgcgaatataatattctgctagcaaccttgctgagcgaagacgggactcgcacgtcttctcgtcgtgagatggaaatcattacggagatgttctactcgaaccttttccgttcatcaactcctgtgtcaagcccaatcatccccactggcgaagctccaccacggattctcccttcggaagtacgagtcgctatcaagagcatgaaacctggcacagcccccggacctgattttatatcagcagactttcctcgggctggtggccatccgcttcatgtaatcttagcagcgcacatgacatcctatcttcagaaagaaaggatcccagaccagtggaagacctcgcgaaccgttcttatccataagaaaagtgaccgagaggaccttcggaactaccgtccgatattgTTGGTGttgtgttatacaaagtattcaccaagatcatcctcacgcgcatatctaagACGAtag